In Puntigrus tetrazona isolate hp1 chromosome 18, ASM1883169v1, whole genome shotgun sequence, one genomic interval encodes:
- the LOC122362477 gene encoding AT-rich interactive domain-containing protein 3B-like isoform X1 yields the protein MVENSGSGKTQMEAGLSGGFAHNSSSGVKLDQMMEHLQRQQQARLELEKERRLREAHIMYAQQLAAQQAILTAAARASGAGFVSRGLGAPGAGQAPRVSNQSSLDSEREDEHDRDSEEEEEDDDGMMSEEDERPFRSYSGPGAAVEAQRAPSPAVRVKEEPEDDLSPVGQASASSPNGQADWSYEDHFKANGGVSWPDDVDVARGRGEASRDFAKLYELDSDPHRKEFLDDLFTFMQKRGTPVNRIPIMAKQVLDLYMLYKLVTEKGGLVEVINKKIWREITKGLNLPTSITSAAFTLRTQYMKYLYPYECERKALSSPSELQAAIDSNRREGRRPTYSNSLFRFSPSPGSAPHLLTPPKMHLSALGAIGALNGLQAPPGPSVKKGLDDGRSLALAFGPQQAVGLARAATLEQLREKLETEAPERKMARLAEEQQRLLQQAFHHNLLTMASQIPSNLRLAAPAHEEKQDLSVRVSSSGAASISVSVEVNGVVYSGTLFAQKSASAAPGPSFTFSGSAPSQSPASSSSSKGRSSAEPGGSP from the exons ATGGTGGAGAACAGCGGCAGCGGCAAGACACAGATG GAGGCTGGTTTGTCCGGAGGCTTTGCTCATAACTCATCTTCGGGAGTGAAGCTGGATCAGATGATGGAGCATCTTCAGCGGCAGCAGCAGGCGCGTCTGGAGCTGGAGAAGGAGCGGAGGCTGCGGGAAGCTCACATCATGTACGCCCAGCAGCTCGCGGCTCAGCAGGCCATTCTGACCGCCGCCGCTCGGGCCTCAGGGGCCGGCTTCGTGAGCAGGGGCCTCGGCGCTCCCGGGGCCGGACAGGCGCCCCGAGTCTCCAACCAGAGCAGCCTGGACTCGGAGCGCGAGGATGAACACGACCGGGActcggaggaggaggaggaggacgacgACGGGATGATGAGCGAGGAAGATGAGCGGCCCTTCAGGAGCTACTCGGGCCCCGGGGCCGCCGTAGAAGCGCAGAGAGCTCCGTCGCCCGCCGTTAGGGTCAAGGAGGAGCCCGAGGACGATCTCTCGCCCGTCGGTCAAGCGTCTGCGTCTTCTCCTAACGGTCAGGCGGACTGGAGCTACGAGGATCACTTTAAAGCG aacgGCGGTGTATCCTGGCCGGATGATGTGGATGTTGCTCGTGGAAGAGGGGAAGCATCCAGAGATTTTGCCAAG ttATATGAACTGGATAGCGACCCGCACAGGAAGGAGTTTCTGGACGACCTTTTCACCTTTATGCAGAAACGAG GGACGCCCGTGAACAGGATCCCGATCATGGCCAAGCAGGTGCTGGATCTGTACATGCTGTATAAACTAGTGACGGAGAAGGGAGGACTGGTGGAGGTCATCAACAAGAAGATCTGGAGAGAGATCACCAAAGGCCTTAACCTGCCCACGTCCATCACCAGCGCCGCCTTCACACTCCGCACGCa gtatATGAAGTATCTGTATCCGTACGAATGCGAGCGGAAGGCGTTGAGTTCTCCGAGCGAGCTGCAGGCTGCCATCGACAGCAACCGGCGCGAAGGCCGGCGACCCACCTACAGCAACAGCCTGTTCCGCTTCAGCCCCTCCCCCGGCTCCGCCCCTCACCTCCTGACCCCGCCCAAGATGCACCTGTCAGCGCTGGGGGCCATCGGGGCCCTGAACGGACTGCAGGCGCCCCCGGGGCCCTCTGTGAAGAAGGGACTGG ACGACGGCCGCTCGCTGGCGCTGGCGTTCGGTCCGCAGCAGGCCGTGGGTCTGGCTCGGGCGGCCACTCTGGAGCAGCTCCGGGAGAAGCTGGAGACGGAGGCTCCGGAGAGAAAGATGGCTCGTCTGGCCGAAGAGCAGCAGAGACTCCTGCAGCAGGCCTTCCATCACAACCTGCTGACCATGGCCTCCCAGATCCCCTCCAACCTGCGCCTGGCCGCTCCGGCCCACG AAGAGAAGCAGGATCTGTCCGTGAGAGTCTCCTCCAGCGGGGCGGCGAGTATCAGCGTGTCCGTGGAAGTCAACGGCGTCGTTTACTCAG
- the LOC122362477 gene encoding AT-rich interactive domain-containing protein 3B-like isoform X2: MVENSGSGKTQMEAGLSGGFAHNSSSGVKLDQMMEHLQRQQQARLELEKERRLREAHIMYAQQLAAQQAILTAAARASGAGFVSRGLGAPGAGQAPRVSNQSSLDSEREDEHDRDSEEEEEDDDGMMSEEDERPFRSYSGPGAAVEAQRAPSPAVRVKEEPEDDLSPVGQASASSPNGQADWSYEDHFKANGGVSWPDDVDVARGRGEASRDFAKLYELDSDPHRKEFLDDLFTFMQKRGTPVNRIPIMAKQVLDLYMLYKLVTEKGGLVEVINKKIWREITKGLNLPTSITSAAFTLRTQYMKYLYPYECERKALSSPSELQAAIDSNRREGRRPTYSNSLFRFSPSPGSAPHLLTPPKMHLSALGAIGALNGLQAPPGPSVKKGLDDGRSLALAFGPQQAVGLARAATLEQLREKLETEAPERKMARLAEEQQRLLQQAFHHNLLTMASQIPSNLRLAAPAHEEKQDLSVRVSSSGAASISVSVEVNGVVYSDDING, from the exons ATGGTGGAGAACAGCGGCAGCGGCAAGACACAGATG GAGGCTGGTTTGTCCGGAGGCTTTGCTCATAACTCATCTTCGGGAGTGAAGCTGGATCAGATGATGGAGCATCTTCAGCGGCAGCAGCAGGCGCGTCTGGAGCTGGAGAAGGAGCGGAGGCTGCGGGAAGCTCACATCATGTACGCCCAGCAGCTCGCGGCTCAGCAGGCCATTCTGACCGCCGCCGCTCGGGCCTCAGGGGCCGGCTTCGTGAGCAGGGGCCTCGGCGCTCCCGGGGCCGGACAGGCGCCCCGAGTCTCCAACCAGAGCAGCCTGGACTCGGAGCGCGAGGATGAACACGACCGGGActcggaggaggaggaggaggacgacgACGGGATGATGAGCGAGGAAGATGAGCGGCCCTTCAGGAGCTACTCGGGCCCCGGGGCCGCCGTAGAAGCGCAGAGAGCTCCGTCGCCCGCCGTTAGGGTCAAGGAGGAGCCCGAGGACGATCTCTCGCCCGTCGGTCAAGCGTCTGCGTCTTCTCCTAACGGTCAGGCGGACTGGAGCTACGAGGATCACTTTAAAGCG aacgGCGGTGTATCCTGGCCGGATGATGTGGATGTTGCTCGTGGAAGAGGGGAAGCATCCAGAGATTTTGCCAAG ttATATGAACTGGATAGCGACCCGCACAGGAAGGAGTTTCTGGACGACCTTTTCACCTTTATGCAGAAACGAG GGACGCCCGTGAACAGGATCCCGATCATGGCCAAGCAGGTGCTGGATCTGTACATGCTGTATAAACTAGTGACGGAGAAGGGAGGACTGGTGGAGGTCATCAACAAGAAGATCTGGAGAGAGATCACCAAAGGCCTTAACCTGCCCACGTCCATCACCAGCGCCGCCTTCACACTCCGCACGCa gtatATGAAGTATCTGTATCCGTACGAATGCGAGCGGAAGGCGTTGAGTTCTCCGAGCGAGCTGCAGGCTGCCATCGACAGCAACCGGCGCGAAGGCCGGCGACCCACCTACAGCAACAGCCTGTTCCGCTTCAGCCCCTCCCCCGGCTCCGCCCCTCACCTCCTGACCCCGCCCAAGATGCACCTGTCAGCGCTGGGGGCCATCGGGGCCCTGAACGGACTGCAGGCGCCCCCGGGGCCCTCTGTGAAGAAGGGACTGG ACGACGGCCGCTCGCTGGCGCTGGCGTTCGGTCCGCAGCAGGCCGTGGGTCTGGCTCGGGCGGCCACTCTGGAGCAGCTCCGGGAGAAGCTGGAGACGGAGGCTCCGGAGAGAAAGATGGCTCGTCTGGCCGAAGAGCAGCAGAGACTCCTGCAGCAGGCCTTCCATCACAACCTGCTGACCATGGCCTCCCAGATCCCCTCCAACCTGCGCCTGGCCGCTCCGGCCCACG AAGAGAAGCAGGATCTGTCCGTGAGAGTCTCCTCCAGCGGGGCGGCGAGTATCAGCGTGTCCGTGGAAGTCAACGGCGTCGTTTACTCAG